A region of the Streptomyces durocortorensis genome:
GCCTTCAAGCTCGGCGTCGAACTGACCTACCCCGACAGCACGCCCCGCATCGACATGATGCACCTCGTGCGCAAGGTCATCCACCGGCCCGGCGGACCCGAGGCGCTGATCTACGGCGTCCGAGCCGTCTCCGGAAAGGACGACGCCGAGCGGATCGCCGCCGAGGCGGGCATCCGGACCGAGGACGACCGGCAGCCGCCATGGCCCGCCCCGGTCTTCGCCGACGGTGTCGCCCGGGAGGCGCGCAGGCTGCTCGGCGAGGCGACGGACCTCGACGGAACCCGGCTGCGGGCCTTGATCGCCCAGGAGCTGCCCGGGGATCTGCCGGACGGCGGATCGCCCGTCGAACTCTTCGACCACGCACTGGACATGGCCGCCCGGGCCGACGGTCTCCCGGCCGCCGTCGTGCTGATCGAGGCGGCCGCGGCCCTGTCGGCGGAGCGGCGCGCACCGCTGCGCCGATGGACGGACCGGTGGGCGGCGGGGGACCCCACCGCCCCGGCCGCCGCCGCCCGGGTGGCGGTTCCCGGGGCCGCGGAAGCGGTCGCCGCGTGCCGTCGGCGCCTCGACCGGCCCGCGGCCCCCGACCCGACCGTGCCCCGGTGCCTGGTCGTGATGGTCGACCCCGCCCACGACGGTTCCCCGGACGTCTTCGTAAGGCACTGGATCAACAAGGCCCCCGGCTACTGGCGGCCGGAGCCCGGCCCGGTCGAGACCGTCACCCTGGCCACCCTCGCCGGTGCCGTCGAACGCGCCGTCGAGAAGGGCGAGCGACTGTGGGCCCGCACCCCCGGGGGGACCGACGAGGGGCCGGTCCACGTCGAGTTCCTGCTGCCTTTCGAGCTGCTGAACCACGACATGGCCCGCCTCGAACTGGGCAGCAGAGCCCCGAGGCCCTGGCCGCTCGGGATGCGCTATCACGTCCACCTCCGCAGCCTGGACCGGATGCGCGGCGACGCCGGGCAACTGCGCCGCTGGCAGACCCGCTGGGAGCGGCTGCGCAAGGCGCCCGCCCCGGCGACCCACCGCTGGCGTTCCACGGACCGGGACGGGTTCGAACGATGGCGGGCGCACCTCGCGGGCGACGAACGGCTGACCGCGGTCATCCTCGACGCACCCGCGCTCCCGGGGCAGGGCCTGGAGGCCCTCCAGGCCGCCGTCCTCGAAGGCGTCGGCCTCGCCGCCTGGGACCGCAGACCCGGCAGCACCTCCCAGTCCAGCGAGCTGCTGACCCTGCTCCTGGGGCACCCTTACACACAACTACCGGAAAAAGTCGGCAGGTTGAGGACCGGGGCGGAAGTCGAGGAGGACGGCCCGCTGTGGGTCGGGCGACACGTCGCGTTCCTGTGGGACGACCCGTACCGACTGGTCGACCGTGAGGAGTTGTTACCGGCATGACCGGACAGGCCGCCGCATCACCGCCGTCGCCGCCCCCGTGGTGGGTCTTCCACGCGACCGGCAGGGCCCCGGAGGGCGAGCCGCCCGTGCTGCCCCCGCCACCGCCGTGGCGCACGTTCCCCGGCGGACCGCTCCAGCCGCCGCCCCCCGAGGACGACCGCGCCGCCGAGCGCCGCCTCGGCCTGGTCCAGGACGGGCCGCAGCTGCGCGAGGAGGAGATCGACGCGGTCAACGCGTCCCTGCTGCTGCGCCGCCCGCTCCTCATCACCGGCCCGCCGGGCGTCGGCAAGTCCACCCTGGCC
Encoded here:
- a CDS encoding VMAP-C domain-containing protein, which codes for MNAVPYERWGPDLVQTLVDALTLLECVKDRGQRVEFVDAVAFKLGVELTYPDSTPRIDMMHLVRKVIHRPGGPEALIYGVRAVSGKDDAERIAAEAGIRTEDDRQPPWPAPVFADGVAREARRLLGEATDLDGTRLRALIAQELPGDLPDGGSPVELFDHALDMAARADGLPAAVVLIEAAAALSAERRAPLRRWTDRWAAGDPTAPAAAARVAVPGAAEAVAACRRRLDRPAAPDPTVPRCLVVMVDPAHDGSPDVFVRHWINKAPGYWRPEPGPVETVTLATLAGAVERAVEKGERLWARTPGGTDEGPVHVEFLLPFELLNHDMARLELGSRAPRPWPLGMRYHVHLRSLDRMRGDAGQLRRWQTRWERLRKAPAPATHRWRSTDRDGFERWRAHLAGDERLTAVILDAPALPGQGLEALQAAVLEGVGLAAWDRRPGSTSQSSELLTLLLGHPYTQLPEKVGRLRTGAEVEEDGPLWVGRHVAFLWDDPYRLVDREELLPA